The window GAGCCAGTCCTGGCGGGCGAGCTCGAGGGAGTCGCGCACGCGCATCCGCCGCTGCTCGGGGCTGTCGACGAGGAAGATGCCGCCGAACGACCACCAGGCCTGCCCGCCGAACGACGACGCGGGCTCCTGCTCGAGCACGGTCACGTGCTTGCCGGCCTCGAGCACCTCGCAGGCGGCGACGAGACCGGCGAGGCCGGCCCCCACGACGATCACGTCGGTCGAGGAGGTCGACGAGACCGAGACGGGCGAGGCCGCCGAGGCCGCCGAGGCCGGCGATGCGTTCGATTCCACGGGCAACTCCTTCGTCGCAGCAGTGTCTCAGGGCCACCCGGCCCAGGTGAGGACCAGGCGACTAGTCCTCGAAGGTATTCACCATGGCATGGGCCGCCCGCTCGAGATAGTCCCAGAGCAGTTCCCGGTCGGCGGGCGCGAGTGAGAGCGAGTCGACGGCCACGCGCATGTGGGCCAGCCAGCGGTCGCGGGCGTCGGGGTTCACCTTGAACGGGTTGTGGCGCATCCGCAGCCGCGGGTGCCCGCGCTCGGCGCTGTAGGTGCCCGGCCCGCCCCAGTACTGCTCGAGGAACATCGTCAGCCGGCGCACCGCCCCGTCCCAGTCGTCGGCCGGGTACATCGGCTTCAGCACGGGGTCGGTCTCGACGCCTTCGTAGAACCGCTCGACGAGGGCGACGAACGTCTCGTGCCCGCCCACCTGCTCGTAGAACGGGTTCTCGGGCACCTTCGGTGTGAGATCCATCACGCCTCGTCCTTCGGGGGCTTCGGCGCCTTGGGGGCGCGGGGTGCACGAGGCGCGCGGGGAGCCCGCGGCGCCTTGGTGAGCGCGGTCTCCTGGGCGGCCTGCTGCGTCTCGACCGACTTCGTCTTCGGCGGCCGCGCACCCTGCACGCTGGCCGCGCCCTCGAAGCCCGAGAGCACGACGGTGTTCAGCGAGGGCAGGGTGACACCGATCTCGTCGAGCGACTTCTTCAGACGGATGCGCAGCTCGCGCGCCACGTCGTCCTTCGCCGAGGTGCGGGTCTTCACCACGATGCGGATCACGAGCGCCTCGGCCGAGATCGACTCGAGCCCCCAGATCTCGGGCTTCTCGACGATGCGCGAGCGCCACTTGGGCTCGTTCGCCATGGCGGTCGCGGTGGAGAGCATCTTCTCCTGCACCCGGTCGAGGTCGGAGTCGTA of the Herbiconiux flava genome contains:
- a CDS encoding globin, giving the protein MDLTPKVPENPFYEQVGGHETFVALVERFYEGVETDPVLKPMYPADDWDGAVRRLTMFLEQYWGGPGTYSAERGHPRLRMRHNPFKVNPDARDRWLAHMRVAVDSLSLAPADRELLWDYLERAAHAMVNTFED